A genomic window from Cupriavidus basilensis includes:
- a CDS encoding TetR/AcrR family transcriptional regulator: MSLTESGVSQPKTARGQKTREALLRAAEKVFGEKGYYVASISEITQEAEVAMGTFYLYFKDKEDIFRALVQHMLELVRAHLRKHVGPAQTQIEAERLGLKAFLSFVSRHKNLYRIVLDSYSVDETIYSSYFQVFADVYSRRLGKAEEQGEISPGDAEVRAWCLIGISNFLGMRYALWKRPASMDKVVDTAFDMISHGLAAR, translated from the coding sequence ATGTCCCTTACCGAATCCGGCGTCAGCCAGCCCAAGACCGCGCGCGGCCAGAAGACCCGCGAAGCGCTGCTGCGCGCCGCCGAGAAAGTGTTCGGCGAGAAGGGCTACTACGTGGCTTCGATCTCCGAGATCACGCAGGAGGCAGAGGTGGCCATGGGCACCTTTTATCTCTATTTCAAGGACAAGGAAGACATCTTCCGCGCGCTGGTGCAGCACATGCTGGAACTGGTGCGGGCCCATTTGCGCAAGCACGTTGGGCCGGCGCAGACACAGATCGAGGCCGAGCGGCTCGGGCTCAAGGCGTTCCTGTCCTTTGTGTCGCGCCACAAGAATCTGTATCGCATCGTGCTCGATTCCTATTCGGTTGACGAGACTATCTACAGCAGTTACTTCCAGGTGTTCGCCGACGTCTATAGCCGGCGCCTGGGCAAGGCCGAGGAGCAAGGCGAGATCTCGCCGGGCGACGCCGAAGTGCGGGCGTGGTGCCTGATCGGCATCAGCAATTTCCTGGGCATGCGTTATGCGCTGTGGAAGCGGCCGGCGTCGATGGACAAGGTGGTGGATACGGCCTTTGACATGATTTCGCACGGGCTGGCGGCGCGATGA